GGCGCTGCGCACCGTCGAGAACGGCCACGCCCGCGGCAAGATCGTGATCGAGGTCGCGATATGAGCACCGCGTCGAGCAACGCCGCCGGAGCGAAGTCGAGCAATGCCTCCGGCACGGCGTCGGGGGACGGCTCCATGTCAGGCGACGCCCCCCGCAAGTTGTCCGAGACAGCGTCGGGTGATGCCTTCGGCAAGGCTTCCGGCACCGGGTCCGCAGACGCCTCCGGCAAGGTGTCGGGCATCGCGTCGGGCGATGCCTCCGGCACGGCTCCGGGCGACGCCTCCCACAAGGCGCCGCGCACCGCGCCCAGCAGCGCCTCCGGCCAAGTGCCCCATCTCCCGTCAAGCGGCCCGGTCACTGCCGAGTCGGGTCTCGCGAGCCACCCGCTGGACAATCCCGCACTCGCCTCGCTGACCGGCCCGCACGCCCACTTCGCCGAGCGGCGCGGCCGGGTGCTGCGCTACCCCCGCGACGTATCGCCCTGGCTCGCCCTGCCGGACGAGCCCGACGCCGATGACTGGGACGACCTCGCGGCCCTGGTGGGCCCGGGCGCCGAGGCCCCGCTCGCAGGGTTTCGCGGGCAGACCCCGGCCGGCTGGGAAGTGACCTTCGACCTGGACGGCGTCCAGCTCGTCGACGACGGCCTCGCCGCGGCACCCGACCCCGAGGCAGTCCGGCTCGGCCCCGCTGATGTCCCCGAGATGCTGGACCTGGTCGAGCGGACCAGGCCGGGCCCGTTCCTGCCGCGCACCGTCGAACTCGGCACCTATCTGGGGATACGCCGAGGTGGCGCTCTCGTTGCGATGGCGGGGGAGCGGCTGCACCCGCCGGGCTGGACCGAGATCAGCGCGGTCTGCACCGATCCCGACTTCCGCGGTGAGGGCCTGGCGACCCGGCTGATCCTGGCCGTCGCGCACGGCATCCGGGAGCGCGGCGAGACGCCCTTCCTGCACACCGCAGCGAGCAACACCGGCGCGATCCGCCTCTACGAGTCCCTGGGCTTCCGGCTGCGCCGCACCACCCGCTTTCTCGCGGCGCGCGTGCCGGAGCCCCTGCCGGTCTCCTGACGGCGAAGCGGCGGTGACGGCGGTGGGCGGTTCGCCGCGCGGGCGTCGGTGAGCACGGGGCTGACCGACGCGCCCTTGAGGTTCTCCGATCGGTCGTGCCCGCCGAGGGCACGGCCGATCAGTCCGTTGCGGGAGCCCCGGGCGAGGTCTGCGCGGCCGCCGCGTTGTACCGCAGCAGATACGCCGCGAAGCGGGCGAGGTCGTCCTCGGCCCAGCCCTCCAGCCGTTCGCGGAAGGCGACCCGGCGGCTCTCGGTGACCTGGGCGAGAATCTGCGTGCCGACGTCCGTCAGATGCAGGACCTGGACACGGTGGTCCCCCGGGTCGAGGCGCCGCTCGATGAGCTGGGCGTGCTCCAGCGCGGCCACCTGCCGGCTGACCGTGGACTTGTCCAGCGCGTAGTGCACTGCCAGGTCGGTGGCCCGGCACCCGCCGCTCTCCTCCAGATGACCCAGCAGGGTGTAGGAGACGAGTGACAGCTCGGGGTGCATGCGCCCGGCCGAGGCCCTGGCGCGCCGGGCGAAGGCCGTCATCTCGCGCTGGATGGTCTCGACGGCATCCTCGGCGGTCATGGCCGCGCCGGCCTGATCAGTGACACCGGTCTCATCGGGCACTTCGGCTGCGCTCACGGTGACCTCTTTCCCTCTACTGGTTGTATAGTACAACTTGAAGTGAGAGTTGTATAAGCCAACCAATTGGAGGTCGTGGGTATGTCCGCCAGTCACCGGGCCGGGAGTCCCGAGAGCCACAGCGCCGCCGGGGGAGTGGCCGCCGGTCTGAGGTCACCCGCGCTCCGCCATGTGCTCACCCACCTGATCACCCCGCTGCTGATGTGCCTCGGTATGGGGCTCGCCTACATGGGCGCCTTCGTCACGCCCGAGCCCCATCACCTGCCCGTCGCCGTCGTCGGCTCCGGCCCCGAGGTGAAGGTGTTCGCGCAGACGGTCAAGGACAAGGCCGGGGACGCGCTCGACGTGCGGACCGTCGCCAGTCGCTCCGCCGCGGTCGACCTGCTCAAGTCCCGCGACATCACCGGCGCCTATGTGCTCGACACCAAGGCGCCCGAGCTCGTCGTCGCCACGGCCGCCTCCGACATGGGCGCCACCGCTGTCGAGAAGGTCTTCACGCCCGTCGCCGCCCAGCAGGGCGTCCCCCTGAAGATTACCGACGTCGCCCCTCCGACCGACGACGACCCCACGGGCCAGGGCCTGTTCTTCCTGCTCATCGCGCTGAGCATCGGCTCGTACGCGTCCGTCGCCGCCCTCGGCGCCGCGGGCGGCGGACTGCCCCTGCGGGTGCGGGCACTGCTGGCCGTCGGTGTGTCCGGGGTCG
Above is a genomic segment from Streptomyces sp. R21 containing:
- a CDS encoding GNAT family N-acetyltransferase, translating into MPHLPSSGPVTAESGLASHPLDNPALASLTGPHAHFAERRGRVLRYPRDVSPWLALPDEPDADDWDDLAALVGPGAEAPLAGFRGQTPAGWEVTFDLDGVQLVDDGLAAAPDPEAVRLGPADVPEMLDLVERTRPGPFLPRTVELGTYLGIRRGGALVAMAGERLHPPGWTEISAVCTDPDFRGEGLATRLILAVAHGIRERGETPFLHTAASNTGAIRLYESLGFRLRRTTRFLAARVPEPLPVS
- a CDS encoding MarR family winged helix-turn-helix transcriptional regulator: MTAEDAVETIQREMTAFARRARASAGRMHPELSLVSYTLLGHLEESGGCRATDLAVHYALDKSTVSRQVAALEHAQLIERRLDPGDHRVQVLHLTDVGTQILAQVTESRRVAFRERLEGWAEDDLARFAAYLLRYNAAAAQTSPGAPATD